A single window of Granulicella mallensis MP5ACTX8 DNA harbors:
- a CDS encoding NAD(P)/FAD-dependent oxidoreductase — protein sequence MPEEVLIVGGGVAGCAASIALARKGRGVTLIEREPTSRHKVCGEFLSGEALEDLHALGIDVASLGAVPIDYVRLAAARRAAEAPLPFPAASLTRKALDTALIAEAVAAGVRVELGRSVQALNRTTANVWQATLDDGTTREAQTVFLSTGKHDLRGHTRPKDPEQWVAFKMYFRLTPAQTAELADASELMLYPGGYGGIQPVEGGVANLCCVVQQKHLARVGHRWENFLAKMQQDCPHLAMRLAGAEPLLAKPIAITHIPYGYVRRTTEEGLYCIGDQAAVIPSFTGDGISIALHTARCAAAAYLAAEPAPLFQAKLRSALLAQMRLAEFAADGLNNSLARAVLPFCLRVWPGVMRVTARLTRVAQNTAVAPQAVAG from the coding sequence TTGCCAGAAGAAGTTCTGATCGTCGGTGGTGGAGTGGCAGGCTGCGCCGCTTCGATCGCACTCGCCCGCAAGGGACGGGGCGTCACGCTGATTGAACGCGAGCCCACTTCGCGCCATAAGGTCTGCGGAGAGTTCCTGAGCGGTGAGGCTCTTGAGGACCTGCATGCTCTCGGCATCGACGTGGCCTCGCTTGGGGCGGTGCCTATCGATTACGTTCGCCTCGCCGCAGCCAGGCGCGCCGCGGAGGCTCCGTTGCCTTTCCCCGCGGCTTCGCTCACGCGCAAGGCGCTCGATACAGCACTCATCGCCGAGGCCGTCGCGGCTGGAGTCCGCGTAGAGCTCGGTCGCAGTGTGCAGGCGCTCAACCGTACGACAGCCAACGTCTGGCAGGCGACGCTCGATGACGGCACGACCCGCGAAGCCCAAACCGTTTTTCTCTCCACGGGCAAGCACGATCTCCGCGGCCACACGCGCCCGAAGGACCCGGAGCAGTGGGTCGCCTTCAAGATGTACTTTCGCCTGACTCCCGCACAGACCGCTGAGCTGGCGGACGCCTCCGAGTTGATGCTCTATCCCGGAGGCTACGGCGGTATCCAGCCGGTAGAAGGCGGCGTAGCAAACCTCTGCTGCGTGGTGCAACAGAAACATCTTGCACGCGTGGGCCATCGCTGGGAGAACTTCCTCGCGAAGATGCAGCAGGACTGTCCACACCTCGCGATGAGGCTTGCCGGTGCGGAGCCGTTGCTCGCCAAACCGATCGCCATCACCCATATCCCGTATGGTTACGTTCGCCGCACAACCGAGGAGGGGCTCTACTGCATCGGCGATCAGGCAGCCGTCATCCCCTCGTTTACTGGTGACGGCATATCCATCGCGCTGCATACTGCCCGCTGTGCCGCCGCTGCCTATCTTGCAGCGGAGCCGGCGCCGCTCTTCCAGGCTAAGCTCCGTTCCGCACTGCTGGCACAGATGCGCCTCGCCGAGTTCGCCGCCGATGGCTTGAACAACTCACTCGCACGCGCTGTATTGCCGTTTTGCCTCAGGGTCTGGCCGGGCGTGATGCGCGTAACGGCAAGGCTGACACGAGTCGCCCAGAACACTGCTGTTGCCCCTCAAGCAGTCGCCGGCTGA
- a CDS encoding YceI family protein: MKSFAALTLAIILAPAALAQHQTFVVNPDASEVRMTLKTTHEVVNGTFHIQSGSIEFDRSNPKMSGTVTVLAGSGKTGNDSRDKKMNKDILKVEQYTTVSFAPKTYTGTIAPSGDSTIQVSGVFTLLGNPHDLTIPMQIHRDGSKTTARAQFVIPYVQWGLKNPSFLIWKADNDVAMDLNLVGQVSN, encoded by the coding sequence ATGAAATCCTTCGCAGCTTTAACCCTCGCCATCATCCTCGCTCCAGCCGCACTCGCCCAGCATCAGACCTTCGTCGTCAATCCCGATGCCAGCGAGGTCAGGATGACGCTCAAAACAACCCACGAAGTTGTCAACGGCACCTTTCACATCCAATCGGGATCGATTGAGTTTGACCGGAGCAATCCTAAGATGTCGGGTACGGTGACCGTTCTGGCCGGAAGCGGCAAGACCGGGAACGACAGCCGTGACAAGAAGATGAATAAGGACATTCTCAAGGTGGAGCAGTACACAACGGTCTCCTTTGCGCCCAAAACCTACACCGGAACAATCGCTCCCTCCGGTGACTCGACCATTCAGGTAAGCGGAGTGTTCACCCTGCTCGGCAACCCTCACGACCTGACGATTCCAATGCAAATTCACAGGGATGGATCGAAGACAACGGCGAGGGCACAATTCGTCATTCCCTATGTTCAGTGGGGTCTCAAGAACCCAAGCTTCCTGATCTGGAAAGCGGACAACGACGTTGCGATGGATCTCAATCTCGTTGGCCAGGTTTCTAACTAA
- a CDS encoding multicopper oxidase family protein, whose amino-acid sequence MRNSVSPPALTRRRFTQLSGMAIGSLALSGAARAASAADVTLEIAPYTLEASPKHHIRTVAYNGQIPGPLFRMREGESQSVEIRNLTKDSEVVHWHGLYLPPDIDGAMEEGTPMIAPGASTRYTMTPRPAGFRWYHTHTFAGKDLTKAQYSGLHGFLLIEPRDNPAAYDREVILGLHDWNGQFLSSDDGYMNPVYDVATINGKMLGSGDPIKVKQGERVMMHILNSSPTEVHWISFSGHSFKVVSLDGNPVAQAQTVSMLRLAPAERVSALVEMNNPGVWVLGEVRKHVQASGMGVVIEYANSSGKPVWTQPEDLVWNYRQFAAAGDAAQHQDVKAIELIFNSKFQGHGNEELWLINGLSYPQNSTPANAPHLQTGQRYRLVMKNKSMDDHPVHLHRHTFEIRRIEKSPEIAGVRKDVVLVHAGETVEVEFVADNPGKTLFHCHQQDHMDRGFMMVFDYA is encoded by the coding sequence ATGCGCAATTCCGTGTCTCCCCCTGCACTGACACGCAGACGCTTCACTCAACTCTCTGGAATGGCGATTGGCTCACTCGCGCTGTCCGGCGCGGCCCGTGCGGCATCGGCAGCGGACGTGACGCTGGAGATTGCGCCTTACACCCTGGAAGCTTCGCCGAAGCATCACATCCGGACCGTGGCTTACAACGGCCAGATTCCCGGGCCGTTGTTTCGGATGCGTGAGGGAGAATCGCAGTCTGTTGAGATTCGGAATCTGACGAAAGATTCCGAGGTTGTTCACTGGCACGGCCTCTACCTGCCGCCGGATATCGATGGAGCCATGGAAGAAGGCACACCGATGATCGCGCCTGGTGCGTCTACGCGTTACACCATGACCCCCAGGCCCGCAGGCTTCCGCTGGTATCACACGCATACGTTCGCGGGGAAGGATCTCACCAAGGCACAGTACAGTGGGCTGCACGGCTTCCTGCTGATCGAACCGCGTGATAACCCCGCTGCGTACGATCGCGAGGTCATCCTTGGACTCCATGACTGGAACGGGCAATTCCTGAGCAGCGACGACGGCTATATGAACCCGGTCTACGACGTGGCAACGATCAACGGCAAGATGCTCGGCTCTGGAGATCCCATCAAGGTCAAACAAGGCGAGCGCGTCATGATGCACATCCTCAACAGCAGCCCAACCGAGGTTCACTGGATTTCATTCTCGGGGCACAGCTTCAAAGTGGTGTCATTGGATGGAAATCCCGTAGCCCAGGCTCAAACAGTTTCCATGCTTCGGCTCGCCCCCGCGGAGCGCGTCTCTGCCCTCGTCGAGATGAACAATCCCGGCGTATGGGTTCTGGGCGAAGTCCGCAAACATGTTCAAGCCAGCGGGATGGGCGTAGTCATCGAATACGCCAACTCTTCCGGCAAGCCGGTGTGGACACAACCGGAGGATCTTGTGTGGAACTATCGCCAGTTCGCAGCGGCAGGCGATGCCGCACAGCATCAAGACGTAAAGGCAATCGAGCTGATCTTTAACTCCAAGTTTCAGGGACACGGAAACGAAGAGCTATGGCTGATCAACGGTCTGAGCTATCCCCAAAACTCCACACCAGCCAACGCCCCTCATCTGCAGACCGGACAGCGATACCGTCTGGTCATGAAGAACAAGAGCATGGATGACCATCCTGTTCATCTACACCGGCACACGTTTGAGATTCGCCGCATCGAGAAGAGCCCAGAGATCGCCGGCGTGCGTAAAGACGTGGTGCTGGTGCATGCCGGTGAAACCGTCGAGGTAGAGTTTGTGGCCGACAATCCTGGCAAGACACTCTTTCACTGCCACCAGCAGGATCACATGGATCGGGGATTCATGATGGTGTTCGACTATGCGTAA
- a CDS encoding cytochrome c3 family protein, translating to MKITKAAVIACVSCLAVGALSAAVIEWHGFRASSSPNAFGTTTIASSVRDSAIPPVEHRHVNTVAVLHSDATQKAAVPQQASSAAHYVGSESCQKCHAAIYERWKKTPMANVVRDPKTHPDAIIPDLNTNDIARFTVDQVAFVYGSKWKQRYFTKIGDDYYPLPAQWDIGNKKWMKYHVPDTGADWWTAFYPSDNMQRPTGPTCDGCHSVNYDIHTKQVTEWNVGCERCHGPGSEHAAHPTRTNILNPSGMDAVASNDTCIQCHSQGQPRNGLIEGKAYDWPVGYRVGLHLADFWKLEDGTLGQTDFLHFADGTAHKNRMQGNDFVQSVMYRHGVTCASCHDVHGTDNEAQLRKPADKLCLDCHGPTSPNGPYTATLEEHTHHKDGSPGSQCVACHMPRIETQGVPGSFVSSHTFRFITPAMTDKYKMPNPCTSCHTDKSTAWASKELSSWKTTSPWRVAP from the coding sequence ATGAAGATTACGAAAGCCGCGGTGATTGCCTGTGTATCCTGCCTCGCGGTAGGTGCCCTCAGCGCAGCAGTCATCGAATGGCATGGCTTCCGCGCTTCCTCCAGCCCAAACGCATTTGGGACAACAACCATAGCAAGCTCGGTGCGCGACTCTGCGATTCCGCCCGTGGAACATCGCCACGTCAATACCGTCGCCGTCCTCCATTCGGATGCAACCCAGAAAGCAGCAGTACCGCAACAGGCCTCAAGTGCAGCGCACTATGTAGGCTCCGAGTCTTGCCAGAAGTGCCACGCCGCCATCTACGAGCGCTGGAAGAAGACCCCGATGGCCAACGTGGTGCGCGATCCGAAGACGCATCCGGATGCGATTATCCCCGATCTCAATACCAACGACATCGCCAGGTTCACTGTCGATCAAGTGGCCTTCGTTTATGGCAGCAAATGGAAGCAGCGCTACTTCACTAAGATCGGTGACGACTACTACCCGCTTCCGGCACAATGGGACATCGGCAATAAGAAGTGGATGAAATACCACGTCCCGGACACTGGCGCTGACTGGTGGACCGCGTTCTATCCATCGGACAACATGCAGCGTCCCACCGGGCCCACCTGCGATGGATGCCACTCGGTCAACTATGACATCCACACCAAACAGGTCACAGAATGGAATGTCGGCTGCGAGCGCTGCCATGGCCCCGGCAGCGAACATGCTGCGCACCCCACACGCACCAACATTCTGAATCCATCCGGGATGGATGCCGTCGCCTCCAACGACACCTGCATTCAGTGCCACTCCCAGGGACAGCCCCGCAACGGGCTCATCGAAGGCAAAGCCTACGATTGGCCCGTGGGCTACCGCGTGGGTCTCCATCTTGCGGACTTCTGGAAGCTCGAAGACGGAACGCTCGGACAAACCGATTTTCTGCACTTCGCTGATGGCACGGCGCACAAGAACCGGATGCAGGGCAACGATTTTGTCCAGAGCGTCATGTACCGCCACGGTGTGACCTGCGCCTCCTGTCACGATGTTCACGGGACGGATAACGAGGCGCAACTACGCAAACCCGCGGACAAACTCTGCCTCGACTGCCATGGTCCAACCTCTCCGAACGGCCCTTACACCGCGACACTCGAAGAACATACTCATCACAAGGATGGCAGTCCCGGCAGCCAGTGTGTAGCGTGCCACATGCCCAGGATCGAGACACAAGGTGTCCCCGGCTCGTTCGTTAGCTCTCACACCTTCCGCTTCATCACCCCGGCCATGACCGACAAGTACAAGATGCCGAACCCGTGCACGTCTTGCCATACCGACAAGTCCACGGCATGGGCCAGCAAAGAGTTGTCGTCGTGGAAGACGACATCACCCTGGCGCGTCGCACCATGA
- a CDS encoding O-methyltransferase yields the protein MGTLLRTLAASKPAGRFLELGTGTGIATAWLLAGMDAASTLVSVDTDATVQAVAQAVLGNDPRLKLLLSDGFDYLGAQAPGSFDLVFADAMPGKYDGLEAALAVVRIGGFYVIDDMSPQPNWPEGHAAKVPALMEQLAQHQDFVLLPLVWSSGVAVAVRRS from the coding sequence GTGGGAACACTCTTGCGAACGCTCGCGGCCTCGAAACCAGCAGGACGATTCCTGGAGTTGGGCACTGGAACAGGCATAGCGACGGCGTGGCTGCTCGCGGGTATGGACGCAGCCTCAACACTCGTCAGTGTAGATACCGATGCAACCGTGCAAGCCGTTGCCCAGGCTGTCTTAGGAAACGACCCTCGGCTCAAGCTGCTCCTGTCCGATGGATTTGACTACCTCGGAGCACAAGCACCCGGATCTTTCGACCTCGTCTTTGCAGATGCCATGCCCGGCAAATACGACGGACTGGAGGCGGCCCTCGCTGTCGTGCGGATCGGAGGCTTCTACGTGATTGACGATATGTCCCCGCAACCCAATTGGCCGGAAGGTCATGCAGCGAAGGTTCCCGCCTTGATGGAGCAACTGGCTCAACACCAGGATTTTGTACTCCTGCCTCTCGTGTGGTCCAGCGGAGTCGCTGTAGCAGTTCGCAGAAGCTGA
- a CDS encoding choice-of-anchor D domain-containing protein, giving the protein MKKLSFSLLLFALLAITFPAFSQTGLVISQLYGGGGNGSTSAGTLATYTNDFIELYNASSAPINLGGLSVQYASSTGTSWNAATLPAVSLPAGHYFLIEAAAGATTVQALPTPDLILTLANVSQSFVINLSATAGKVALVSNTTPLTTSCPTGATILDFVGFGTANCSEGNTPAAAPAGKSVNTASIIRSVSSVDTNNNGSDFSIVNPANPRNSTFGGSVGTLSAIGVANPATVDANQPVTLTVTVTPATSPASTGITVTGDLRLIGGSQTQTFTDNGDGTFSFSTTANTTTDGPIVLPISVADAETHTAMTSISLSVTQPTPTVAIPAIQGKKSTTAATISPFVGQKVTTTGIVTTVLSNGFFIQSQTPDGDPLTPEGIEVFTSSAPPAAAAIGNLVQVTGTVATFPAITASHTPATEISGSPTITLLSTGNPLPAAVTLTAAMLTPSGGLYQLTPYEGMRVAVDSITAVSGTNGSITDANEDAEIATSTGYFYGVIGSTPRPFREPGIDIRDPFTPLPANVAHFDDNPERILVDSTIAGGTSIEISTGAVLPSVTGVLDFTFSSDSFFDPSRLILDASYNRTKVVPGMVPQLLAAPTPGKQFTVASFNIERFYNTSSTDNLYFVPSSGTTATSEAATLTPAAYSRRLQKLSLAIRNVLNTPDIVTIEEVENQSVATDIANQINSDAGVPNLYTGYSTDNTTYFTQDGTGISVGFLVKNSTVDQLSVTQFGQGETFTPTTSNSPITLNDRPWMVLSAGIKRAGASDYPVTVIVNHMKALTGVDSTTSTSTRQKKELQAEDIAKYIQTLQAAGKHVISGGDFNAFEFSDGYTDTLATYTNVNILPSDQVVQPGTAGLVTPSLVDLALNMAPSDRWSYVEDGDAQILDHMVVTPELAAGTQFVYAHLDADFPLTAYNDATTPARTSDHDAAMGYFALPAPTLSATLTPATVDFGSTTVGVASSGQVFTLTNTGEAAIDITSVTATGDYTATSNCGSSLATTPNTCTINVVLTPTATGTRTGTLTVVTSGGTYTSTLTGTGSAPVPTPPSLSSTAVSFPTTALGSTTQQMVTVTNSAAITLPVLVSVSTGDFTQTNTCGTMLAANATCIVTVSFKPTAVGTRTGTLTVTTNGATTASLTGIGQTADFTISGPNGTGPVTQTVTAGSPASIVLTFTPVAGTTTVTLTCTGPSPAPTGASCTAPAAAFTVSGTPVTQTVTITTTSRVASSSSALVSWPKAPSLATAGFGLAGLLMLFVARTRRRGQLPLRIAGLLTLLLVICIPAIGCGGNSTPPVTSNPNGTPAGTYTYTVTANASSGASHTQTITLTVQ; this is encoded by the coding sequence TTGAAAAAATTGTCTTTCTCTCTACTTCTTTTTGCGCTCCTCGCAATTACCTTTCCAGCCTTCAGCCAGACCGGCCTCGTCATCTCCCAGCTCTACGGCGGCGGTGGCAACGGTAGCACCTCCGCAGGCACGCTTGCCACCTATACCAACGATTTTATTGAGCTCTACAACGCGAGCAGCGCTCCCATCAATTTGGGTGGTCTCTCCGTTCAATACGCGTCCTCAACCGGAACGAGCTGGAATGCAGCCACTCTACCCGCCGTGTCTCTACCGGCCGGTCATTACTTCCTGATTGAGGCCGCCGCCGGCGCCACGACGGTCCAGGCGCTACCTACGCCCGATCTGATTCTGACTCTCGCCAATGTCAGCCAGTCTTTTGTCATTAATCTCTCGGCCACAGCCGGCAAGGTCGCTCTCGTCAGCAATACCACCCCGCTAACGACCTCCTGCCCCACCGGGGCAACCATTCTTGATTTTGTAGGATTCGGGACGGCGAACTGCTCTGAAGGCAACACCCCCGCAGCGGCGCCTGCCGGCAAATCTGTAAATACCGCTTCCATCATCCGCAGCGTCTCTTCGGTCGATACGAACAATAACGGCAGCGACTTTTCGATTGTCAACCCAGCGAATCCCCGTAACTCGACCTTCGGTGGATCAGTTGGCACGCTCAGTGCAATCGGTGTGGCCAACCCTGCTACGGTCGATGCGAATCAGCCCGTCACGCTTACCGTCACCGTCACGCCTGCGACCTCTCCCGCCAGCACCGGCATCACGGTCACCGGAGACCTTCGCCTGATCGGCGGCTCCCAGACTCAAACTTTTACTGACAACGGTGACGGCACCTTCTCCTTCTCCACGACAGCGAACACCACAACCGATGGCCCGATCGTCCTCCCCATCTCCGTCGCGGACGCCGAGACTCACACGGCCATGACCAGCATCAGCCTTTCGGTCACCCAGCCCACCCCCACCGTCGCCATCCCTGCCATTCAGGGCAAGAAGTCGACCACCGCTGCCACGATCTCTCCGTTTGTGGGACAGAAGGTAACCACCACCGGCATCGTAACGACGGTCCTCTCAAACGGCTTCTTCATCCAGTCTCAAACTCCTGACGGTGATCCGCTGACCCCTGAAGGGATCGAGGTCTTCACCAGCTCCGCGCCACCTGCCGCTGCAGCCATCGGCAACCTGGTACAGGTGACCGGAACTGTAGCCACCTTTCCAGCCATTACCGCCAGTCATACACCCGCAACCGAGATCAGCGGTTCGCCCACCATCACTCTGCTCAGCACCGGCAACCCGCTTCCCGCGGCGGTCACTCTGACTGCCGCCATGCTGACCCCCTCGGGCGGTCTTTATCAACTCACTCCCTATGAAGGGATGCGTGTTGCAGTGGACTCGATCACAGCCGTCTCAGGAACGAACGGCTCCATCACCGATGCCAACGAAGACGCCGAGATTGCCACCTCCACCGGATACTTCTACGGTGTCATCGGCAGTACCCCTCGTCCCTTCCGTGAACCCGGTATCGACATCCGCGATCCCTTCACGCCTCTTCCGGCGAACGTGGCTCACTTCGACGACAACCCGGAGCGTATCCTGGTCGATTCAACCATCGCCGGTGGTACCTCTATCGAGATATCGACTGGCGCCGTACTTCCCAGCGTCACCGGTGTTCTCGACTTCACCTTCTCGAGCGACAGCTTCTTCGATCCCAGCCGCCTCATCCTCGACGCCAGCTACAACCGCACCAAGGTTGTGCCGGGCATGGTACCCCAACTTCTTGCCGCTCCCACCCCAGGTAAACAGTTCACCGTAGCCTCCTTCAACATCGAGCGCTTCTACAACACCAGTTCGACGGACAACCTTTATTTCGTCCCATCCTCGGGCACGACGGCTACGTCAGAGGCCGCCACGCTTACGCCTGCAGCCTATAGCCGTCGCTTGCAGAAGCTATCGCTTGCCATCCGCAACGTCCTCAATACCCCGGACATCGTTACCATCGAAGAGGTTGAGAACCAGAGCGTAGCTACCGACATCGCCAACCAGATCAATAGCGACGCCGGCGTCCCGAACCTCTACACCGGCTACAGCACCGACAACACCACCTACTTCACGCAGGACGGCACTGGCATCTCCGTCGGCTTCCTGGTGAAGAACAGTACCGTCGATCAGCTCAGCGTCACGCAGTTTGGCCAGGGTGAGACCTTCACCCCAACCACCTCAAACAGCCCGATCACCTTGAACGACCGCCCCTGGATGGTTCTCAGCGCAGGCATCAAGCGGGCCGGCGCCTCCGACTACCCGGTCACCGTCATCGTCAACCACATGAAGGCGCTGACCGGCGTCGATAGCACTACCTCCACCTCGACTCGGCAGAAGAAAGAGCTTCAAGCCGAGGACATCGCCAAGTACATCCAGACCCTGCAGGCAGCCGGAAAGCACGTCATCTCCGGTGGCGACTTCAACGCTTTCGAGTTCTCCGACGGCTACACCGACACCCTCGCAACCTATACCAACGTCAACATCCTTCCCTCCGATCAGGTCGTACAGCCCGGTACGGCCGGTCTCGTTACTCCGTCACTGGTCGACCTGGCCCTCAACATGGCGCCCAGCGACCGCTGGTCTTATGTCGAAGACGGCGACGCCCAGATCCTCGACCACATGGTCGTCACTCCGGAACTCGCAGCCGGCACTCAGTTCGTCTACGCCCACCTCGACGCAGACTTCCCGCTGACCGCCTACAACGATGCAACTACCCCCGCCCGTACGTCCGACCACGATGCGGCGATGGGCTACTTCGCCCTGCCCGCGCCTACCCTCAGCGCCACCCTCACCCCGGCCACAGTCGACTTCGGTAGCACCACCGTCGGCGTCGCCTCCTCCGGCCAGGTCTTCACCCTCACCAATACGGGTGAAGCCGCCATCGACATCACCAGCGTCACCGCTACCGGTGACTACACGGCTACCAGCAACTGCGGCTCCTCTCTTGCGACTACACCCAACACCTGCACGATCAACGTAGTTCTTACGCCAACGGCTACGGGAACACGTACCGGCACTCTTACCGTCGTCACCAGCGGCGGTACCTATACCTCGACCCTCACCGGCACAGGCAGCGCTCCAGTGCCCACACCGCCCAGCCTCTCCAGCACTGCGGTATCGTTCCCCACAACAGCCCTCGGCAGCACCACGCAGCAGATGGTTACGGTCACCAATAGCGCGGCAATCACACTTCCCGTTCTTGTCAGCGTATCTACTGGAGACTTCACTCAGACCAACACCTGCGGCACGATGCTGGCTGCTAACGCAACCTGCATCGTGACTGTCTCCTTCAAGCCAACTGCCGTGGGTACGCGTACCGGAACCCTGACCGTGACGACCAATGGAGCCACCACTGCCAGCCTTACCGGCATTGGCCAGACGGCGGACTTTACCATCAGCGGACCGAATGGCACAGGACCGGTCACACAGACGGTGACTGCAGGCTCTCCTGCCTCCATCGTTCTGACCTTCACCCCTGTCGCCGGGACCACAACGGTCACTCTAACCTGCACCGGCCCAAGCCCCGCTCCTACTGGAGCTAGCTGCACCGCTCCTGCTGCCGCCTTTACCGTGAGTGGTACACCTGTGACCCAAACAGTGACCATCACAACGACCTCCCGCGTCGCGTCGAGCAGCTCCGCGCTTGTCTCATGGCCAAAAGCTCCCTCGCTGGCAACTGCCGGTTTCGGTCTTGCCGGTCTGTTGATGCTCTTTGTCGCACGCACGCGTCGTCGTGGCCAGCTGCCCCTACGGATCGCCGGTTTGCTCACCCTGCTTCTTGTCATTTGCATTCCCGCCATTGGCTGCGGTGGGAATAGCACGCCACCCGTTACCTCCAACCCCAACGGCACCCCCGCTGGCACCTATACCTACACCGTCACGGCAAACGCCAGCAGCGGCGCCAGCCACACCCAAACCATCACCCTGACTGTGCAGTAA
- a CDS encoding SDR family NAD(P)-dependent oxidoreductase — translation MTQQKRFDYKGKFTLVTGASKGLGKAYAEELAARGSNLVLVARSEAELETLAVALRRDYKVRAEVIQADLGDVSAPGKIVESLERMGIELDLLVNNAAVGYSGKFFSRSLEEELTPVIVNAHSLVALTHLLGKKMMERGSGGIINIGSNGAFQPLAYNATYTATKAFVLLLSEALAQEMKGSGVRMMIASPGPTATEFFTQSPTTVKREKMDSAQSVARRTLDDYVRGKVLSYPGRFSTRAGTWISRILPRETTAAIAAHISKSMGFDR, via the coding sequence ATGACCCAGCAGAAAAGGTTCGACTACAAGGGGAAGTTCACTCTCGTCACGGGAGCTTCGAAAGGGCTGGGCAAAGCCTATGCCGAAGAGCTTGCCGCCAGAGGCTCGAATCTCGTGCTTGTAGCGCGGTCGGAGGCCGAGTTGGAAACGCTTGCCGTGGCTCTGCGCCGCGACTACAAGGTGCGCGCTGAGGTGATTCAGGCGGACCTGGGCGACGTGTCTGCGCCGGGGAAGATTGTGGAAAGCCTTGAGCGGATGGGTATCGAACTCGACTTGCTGGTGAACAACGCGGCTGTCGGTTATAGCGGAAAGTTCTTCAGCAGGTCCCTTGAAGAGGAGTTGACGCCTGTGATCGTCAACGCGCATAGTCTCGTGGCGCTCACGCACCTTTTGGGAAAGAAGATGATGGAGCGCGGAAGCGGCGGCATCATCAACATCGGTTCCAACGGAGCGTTCCAACCCCTCGCTTACAACGCGACCTATACCGCGACGAAGGCCTTTGTTCTTCTGCTCAGCGAGGCTTTGGCGCAGGAGATGAAAGGTTCCGGTGTTCGGATGATGATAGCGAGCCCCGGCCCAACGGCGACGGAGTTTTTCACTCAGAGCCCTACGACGGTCAAGCGGGAGAAGATGGACTCCGCCCAAAGCGTCGCTCGCCGGACTCTGGATGATTACGTGCGGGGGAAGGTTCTATCGTATCCGGGCCGCTTTAGCACCCGCGCGGGAACCTGGATCAGTCGCATCCTTCCACGCGAAACAACGGCTGCAATCGCCGCGCATATATCCAAAAGCATGGGATTCGATCGCTAA
- a CDS encoding TetR/AcrR family transcriptional regulator encodes MTLKIWKDDDPKASLMERKRALIVQAAREAFLTGGYADTSMDSIAKSAGVSIKTVYRHFENKDDLFIAVMQAACSVETHEKPRDWPTKAPQTGIYLAAVEYLRHALSAEQLALYRVVLRDAGRFPELGKRYSAEVIEGRNALFVEYLNRWSPSQGWKIKDVLGAANAFAGLLRSGWFESVLLGTAAIEEKALLRHAKTGAVLILILIESRKL; translated from the coding sequence GTGACCTTGAAAATCTGGAAGGACGACGATCCAAAAGCCTCCCTGATGGAGCGGAAACGAGCGCTGATCGTACAGGCTGCGCGGGAAGCATTTTTAACCGGAGGGTACGCGGACACCTCCATGGACAGCATCGCGAAGAGTGCCGGCGTATCCATCAAGACCGTCTATCGCCACTTTGAGAACAAAGACGACTTGTTCATTGCGGTAATGCAGGCCGCCTGCTCGGTCGAGACCCATGAGAAGCCGCGCGACTGGCCAACGAAAGCCCCTCAGACCGGCATCTATCTCGCCGCCGTCGAGTATCTTCGGCATGCTTTGTCTGCCGAGCAATTAGCCCTCTATCGGGTTGTCTTACGCGACGCCGGAAGGTTCCCGGAGCTTGGTAAGCGATACTCCGCAGAGGTGATCGAGGGACGCAACGCGCTGTTCGTGGAGTACCTGAATCGGTGGAGCCCTTCGCAGGGCTGGAAGATCAAAGACGTCCTTGGAGCGGCAAATGCCTTCGCCGGCCTGTTGCGTTCAGGCTGGTTCGAATCGGTCCTGCTTGGAACGGCAGCTATCGAAGAAAAAGCGTTATTACGGCATGCCAAGACCGGAGCAGTGCTGATACTCATTCTGATCGAGTCCCGAAAGCTATAG